A DNA window from Methanomassiliicoccus luminyensis B10 contains the following coding sequences:
- a CDS encoding ABC transporter permease — protein sequence MGAAASSNVKKNGLELGFGLLAKAGVKFVHVFGAIIVFLVLWEIAPDLGLINEVIIPTPTTIFDKFVQTILSGELLTHVGISMQRILLGFGIALAVALPLGFLLGGWFKTLETAVNPLLQVLSQANPFTLFPVFITLLGIGEISKISIIFWVCQWPVLFNTVTGIKNVDPALVKMARSLGMSKFQMFYKVLLPGAMPSVFTGIRMSAVFAFFMLIGAEMIGASSGLGYMILQAQATFQMPKMWVGIVTVALLGILVNLLIQYLEKRLSGWKEAITI from the coding sequence ATGGGCGCTGCAGCGAGCTCAAATGTAAAAAAGAACGGGCTGGAGCTGGGCTTCGGTCTGCTGGCCAAGGCCGGAGTGAAGTTCGTGCACGTGTTCGGGGCCATCATCGTATTCCTGGTGCTGTGGGAGATTGCCCCCGATCTCGGGCTGATCAACGAGGTAATAATCCCCACACCGACGACGATCTTCGACAAGTTCGTCCAGACCATCCTCAGCGGAGAGCTGCTGACGCACGTCGGCATCAGCATGCAGCGCATACTCTTGGGTTTCGGCATAGCCTTGGCAGTGGCGCTCCCCCTGGGCTTCCTGCTGGGAGGATGGTTCAAGACGCTGGAGACCGCGGTGAACCCCCTTCTGCAGGTGCTCAGCCAGGCCAATCCGTTCACCCTGTTCCCGGTGTTCATCACCCTGCTGGGGATAGGCGAGATATCCAAGATCAGCATTATCTTCTGGGTGTGCCAGTGGCCGGTGCTGTTCAACACCGTGACCGGCATAAAGAACGTCGACCCGGCCCTGGTGAAGATGGCCCGGTCGCTCGGAATGAGCAAGTTCCAGATGTTCTACAAGGTCCTGCTACCCGGAGCGATGCCCTCGGTGTTCACGGGCATCCGGATGAGCGCGGTGTTCGCGTTCTTCATGCTCATAGGCGCGGAGATGATAGGCGCCAGCTCTGGTCTGGGATACATGATACTGCAGGCCCAGGCCACTTTCCAGATGCCCAAGATGTGGGTCGGGATCGTGACGGTGGCGCTGCTCGGCATACTGGTGAACCTGCTGATACAGTACCTGGAGAAGAGGCTCTCCGGGTGGAAGGAAGCGATCACGATATGA
- a CDS encoding ABC transporter permease — protein sequence MADTGVKMAGANGGWAGQGGQARPFGLRLALSAVPILVFLAVWQYAPSAGLISPTVLPAPTTIMREVAELTMTGELVEHIAISLGRTVAGLALAIMLAVPLGFLLGGWFKTLETAVNPLLHMFSQANPFTLLPAFIAVLGLGELSKVTMILWVSMWPVLFGTVSGIRNVDPELVKMARSFGLSRGQLFERVLLPGALPSVFAGIRSATLLAFFFLIGAEMIGASSGLGYMISQACPFHQGSFQLEKMWAGIVTVALLGILLNGAVARIERRFSRWREGAEI from the coding sequence ATGGCCGATACCGGGGTGAAGATGGCCGGTGCAAATGGCGGATGGGCCGGCCAGGGTGGTCAAGCGAGGCCTTTCGGCCTGCGCCTGGCGCTCTCGGCGGTGCCAATACTGGTCTTCCTGGCGGTGTGGCAGTACGCCCCGTCCGCCGGGCTCATCAGCCCCACGGTCCTGCCGGCCCCCACCACCATCATGCGGGAGGTCGCGGAGCTGACCATGACCGGCGAGCTGGTGGAGCATATCGCCATCTCCCTGGGCCGCACCGTGGCCGGCCTGGCCCTCGCTATCATGCTGGCAGTGCCGCTCGGCTTCCTGCTGGGAGGATGGTTCAAGACGCTGGAGACCGCGGTCAATCCCCTGCTGCATATGTTCAGCCAGGCCAATCCGTTCACCCTGCTCCCGGCGTTCATCGCCGTGCTGGGGCTGGGGGAGCTGTCCAAGGTCACCATGATCCTCTGGGTTTCCATGTGGCCGGTCCTGTTCGGGACGGTCAGCGGGATAAGGAACGTAGACCCCGAGCTGGTGAAGATGGCCAGATCGTTCGGGCTGAGCAGGGGGCAGCTGTTCGAGAGGGTCCTGCTACCAGGGGCCCTGCCTTCGGTATTCGCGGGGATACGATCCGCTACCCTCCTGGCGTTCTTCTTCCTCATCGGGGCGGAGATGATCGGTGCCAGTTCCGGGCTGGGGTACATGATATCCCAGGCCTGCCCCTTCCATCAAGGCTCCTTCCAGCTGGAGAAGATGTGGGCGGGGATAGTGACGGTGGCCCTCTTGGGCATCCTGCTGAACGGGGCGGTGGCGAGGATCGAAAGAAGGTTCTCCCGGTGGAGGGAGGGTGCGGAGATATGA
- a CDS encoding ABC transporter substrate-binding protein, producing the protein MIGKKAVALIAAVAVAAALLAALAFPPSASADGHTIRANINKDCSSAPWFVGVQKGYFEAYDVNVVDRGSLLYSLQPAALAGGQTDVIDASPATVIHMLLSGAKVKGVALSGASPEEIGNKVEGDMHWLVLNSSKYHNVQDLVAGGNVPRIGVSMPGFCMEIDADGWYEDNGIEMGSFEFVVIPDPHLEDSLRQGLIDVAVLPQSFYTVVEPRGGVRPISTSLDPSGSLGETSLILFTEDFIEKNPDAVRAFVQAYKGAERWANDHPHEAEGITAHAVGLHHVTSHRYSDSGKITDEVLQPWIDAMVMDGTIAAGEVEPSDLYTTEFGDLWENSTGPQPLDPFPALPHESAHALGGTEFHAVRARPSE; encoded by the coding sequence ATGATCGGCAAGAAGGCAGTAGCATTGATCGCAGCTGTAGCAGTGGCGGCGGCCTTATTGGCCGCCCTGGCGTTCCCGCCCAGCGCGTCGGCGGACGGCCACACCATAAGGGCGAACATCAACAAGGATTGCTCCAGCGCCCCGTGGTTCGTGGGAGTGCAGAAAGGCTATTTCGAGGCGTACGACGTCAATGTCGTGGACCGCGGCTCGTTGCTCTATAGCCTGCAGCCCGCCGCGTTGGCCGGGGGGCAGACCGACGTGATCGACGCCAGCCCGGCCACCGTGATCCACATGCTGCTCAGCGGGGCCAAGGTGAAAGGGGTGGCGCTCAGCGGGGCCTCTCCGGAGGAGATCGGCAACAAGGTTGAGGGCGACATGCATTGGCTTGTGCTCAACAGCAGCAAGTACCACAACGTCCAGGACCTTGTGGCCGGCGGGAACGTTCCCAGGATCGGGGTGAGCATGCCGGGCTTCTGCATGGAGATCGACGCCGACGGATGGTACGAAGACAACGGCATCGAGATGGGGTCTTTCGAGTTCGTGGTCATACCCGACCCGCATCTGGAGGACTCCCTGCGGCAGGGCCTGATCGACGTGGCCGTATTGCCGCAATCGTTCTACACGGTAGTGGAGCCAAGGGGCGGCGTCAGGCCGATATCGACCAGCCTCGATCCGTCCGGCTCGCTGGGAGAGACCTCCCTGATATTGTTCACCGAGGACTTCATCGAGAAGAACCCCGACGCGGTGAGGGCGTTCGTCCAGGCCTACAAAGGAGCGGAGCGGTGGGCCAACGACCATCCTCACGAGGCGGAAGGCATCACCGCCCACGCCGTGGGGTTGCACCACGTGACCTCCCACCGGTACAGCGATTCCGGGAAGATAACGGACGAGGTCTTGCAGCCATGGATCGACGCGATGGTGATGGACGGGACCATAGCTGCAGGGGAGGTCGAGCCCTCCGACCTGTACACCACCGAGTTCGGCGACCTGTGGGAGAACTCGACGGGACCGCAGCCCCTGGACCCCTTCCCCGCCCTGCCGCACGAGAGCGCCCACGCCCTGGGCGGTACGGAGTTCCATGCGGTCCGGGCAAGGCCCTCCGAGTGA
- a CDS encoding ABC transporter substrate-binding protein, with the protein MTEKRTTYIAVAIVAVLVVAVLVAAFVLPKEGEASGYTIKANVNKDCTGTPFYVGQQIGYFEAYGINFVDQGALDYSLQPTALASGQDDIYDGHPITIINLIQGGAKVKGVVMSGYEPDDGNVSKQHMHWLVKGDSPYNTIDDLFTKLDRKPVIAVLAQGICADLETMVLLDNAGYSPDQYEIKKLADPYQEAALLNGEIDVAVLHPPFYAAAEEHGGVRVLATSMDTLGQFAGTSFLVFTEDFIEKNPESVRQFIKAYKDSQRWANDHQEEAGRLTADTIGLTSAVPHWYSYNGTITDADIQPWIDAMEKFGLIPEGAFEPSDLYTTEFSDLWTDPVAPQPLNPFNSPTNRDHGWLNETAGLIAPISSFVEEVLVHADHHSIDEAVVPTIARER; encoded by the coding sequence GTGACAGAGAAGAGGACGACATACATAGCGGTAGCCATAGTGGCCGTTCTGGTGGTCGCGGTCCTGGTGGCAGCCTTCGTGCTGCCCAAGGAAGGCGAGGCCAGCGGGTACACGATCAAGGCGAACGTGAACAAGGACTGCACGGGAACGCCCTTCTACGTGGGGCAGCAGATCGGGTACTTCGAGGCCTACGGGATCAACTTCGTTGACCAGGGCGCCTTGGACTACTCCCTCCAGCCCACCGCCCTGGCCTCGGGCCAGGACGACATCTACGACGGGCACCCCATCACCATCATCAACCTGATACAGGGCGGGGCCAAGGTGAAGGGCGTGGTGATGAGCGGATACGAGCCGGACGACGGCAACGTGAGCAAGCAGCACATGCACTGGCTGGTAAAGGGCGACAGCCCCTACAACACCATCGACGACCTGTTCACCAAGCTCGACCGCAAGCCGGTGATAGCGGTCCTGGCCCAGGGGATCTGCGCGGACCTGGAGACCATGGTCCTGCTGGACAACGCCGGGTACTCGCCGGACCAGTACGAGATAAAGAAGCTGGCCGACCCCTACCAGGAGGCGGCCCTCCTCAATGGGGAGATAGACGTGGCCGTCCTGCACCCGCCGTTCTACGCGGCGGCCGAGGAGCACGGCGGCGTCAGGGTCCTGGCGACCAGCATGGACACGCTGGGCCAGTTTGCCGGGACCTCCTTCCTGGTCTTCACCGAGGACTTCATCGAGAAGAACCCTGAGTCGGTAAGGCAGTTCATCAAGGCCTACAAGGACTCCCAGAGATGGGCCAACGATCACCAGGAGGAAGCCGGCAGGTTGACCGCCGACACCATCGGACTCACCAGCGCGGTCCCGCACTGGTACAGCTACAACGGCACCATTACCGATGCGGACATCCAGCCCTGGATCGATGCCATGGAGAAGTTCGGCCTGATCCCGGAAGGCGCGTTCGAGCCCTCCGACCTGTACACCACCGAGTTCAGCGACCTGTGGACGGACCCGGTGGCCCCGCAGCCTCTGAACCCGTTCAACTCCCCGACCAATCGAGACCATGGGTGGCTGAACGAGACCGCGGGCCTGATCGCCCCCATCTCCTCGTTCGTGGAGGAAGTGCTCGTTCATGCGGACCACCACTCGATAGACGAGGCCGTCGTGCCGACGATCGCCAGGGAGAGGTGA
- a CDS encoding nitrogenase component 1 has protein sequence MTSSEIDALGVEAVYPEIAEAPRWTCSLGGAYLATTAIYGAVPILHAGAGCGIAQLLGFHYGAGENAAGGTGGTSVPCSCLIEKHVIFGGEDKLRKLIDSSIQLMDGDLYVVISGCVPALIGDDVEAVVREFRGKKIRGVSPEIVVVNTAGFKGNTFDGYEVLLESIIDQILEPRPQRKKVVNILGVVPLQHIFWKGDLEAVKNLLAKIGVEANIIFTEFDGLKKVKALPEAELNIVLSTWNGHKAARKLKEKFDQPYISFPSTPIGPQQTSEFLRAVAKKLKVPKKTVESVIAQEERRAYRFAEYIMDGVIIGLPHPFLAVVADTNTALGVTKYLANEVGHLPEVVQITDEPPEEVREMIRHELTEGLESVVKPDIIFERDAFKIRNNLRNRSFQFLLASSLEKWPAAKEFSVGHLSITFPTFDRAIVERTYTGYRGGNNLLEDITSKVVGPL, from the coding sequence GTGACCTCCTCAGAGATAGACGCGCTGGGCGTGGAGGCGGTGTACCCGGAGATCGCCGAGGCCCCCCGGTGGACCTGCTCCCTGGGCGGCGCGTACCTCGCCACCACCGCCATCTACGGCGCTGTTCCGATACTGCACGCGGGGGCGGGCTGCGGCATCGCCCAGCTCCTGGGCTTTCACTACGGCGCGGGAGAGAACGCCGCCGGAGGGACCGGCGGGACCAGCGTGCCGTGCTCCTGCCTCATCGAGAAGCATGTCATCTTCGGCGGGGAGGACAAGCTCCGGAAGCTCATCGACTCGTCCATCCAGCTAATGGACGGCGACCTGTACGTGGTCATCTCTGGCTGCGTGCCCGCGCTCATTGGCGACGACGTTGAGGCGGTAGTGAGAGAGTTCCGCGGGAAGAAGATACGGGGCGTCAGCCCGGAGATCGTGGTGGTGAACACCGCCGGCTTCAAGGGCAACACCTTCGACGGCTACGAGGTCCTATTGGAGTCGATCATCGACCAGATCTTGGAGCCCCGTCCCCAGAGGAAGAAAGTGGTCAACATCCTGGGAGTGGTGCCGCTGCAGCACATCTTCTGGAAGGGCGACCTGGAGGCGGTGAAGAACCTCCTCGCCAAGATCGGCGTGGAAGCGAACATCATCTTCACCGAGTTCGACGGCCTGAAGAAGGTGAAGGCGCTGCCGGAGGCGGAGCTGAACATCGTGCTGTCGACCTGGAACGGCCACAAGGCCGCCCGGAAGCTGAAGGAGAAGTTCGATCAGCCCTACATCTCGTTCCCCTCCACACCCATCGGCCCGCAGCAGACCAGCGAGTTCCTGAGGGCCGTGGCCAAGAAGCTCAAGGTCCCCAAGAAGACCGTGGAGAGCGTGATCGCTCAGGAGGAGCGCCGCGCCTACCGCTTCGCCGAGTACATAATGGACGGCGTCATCATCGGGCTCCCGCACCCGTTCCTGGCGGTGGTGGCGGACACCAACACCGCCCTGGGCGTAACGAAGTACCTGGCGAACGAGGTGGGGCACCTGCCGGAGGTGGTGCAGATCACCGATGAGCCTCCCGAGGAGGTCCGCGAGATGATCAGGCACGAGCTGACTGAAGGGCTGGAGTCGGTGGTCAAGCCGGACATAATCTTCGAGAGGGACGCCTTCAAGATCAGGAACAACTTGAGGAACCGGAGCTTCCAGTTCCTGCTGGCATCTTCGCTGGAGAAGTGGCCGGCGGCTAAGGAGTTCTCGGTCGGGCACCTCAGCATCACCTTTCCCACCTTCGATCGCGCCATCGTGGAAAGGACGTACACCGGATATCGCGGCGGGAACAACCTGCTGGAGGACATAACCTCGAAAGTGGTCGGCCCGCTCTGA
- a CDS encoding ABC transporter ATP-binding protein: MTRTDIPSASAGSSASATADICEGTEKRDGTAHAAAPGGQVPLDWDYEAGEGGAAIKIKAIDVKKTFAARGNGKNGSSGGTAALGGLNLAISRGEFHVILGPSGCGKSTFLDLVAGLSKATEGAVLIDGVPVSGPGPDRAVVFQQYALLPWKTALGNVEFALENLEPDKKKRQETASRYLGLVGLEGFFGHYPHELSGGMKQRVAIARALAIGPDILLMDEPFAAVDAQTREILQRDLLRIAAETGKTVLFITHSIDEAVFLADRVSVMTARPGTIKSVVPVPLTREERLHDDVKVSDPYIRTRHRLWELLKEEAIKAQGLTSEIPAKAPGLDPGIKVSAGD, encoded by the coding sequence ATGACCAGAACCGACATCCCCAGCGCAAGCGCTGGAAGCTCAGCCTCCGCCACCGCGGACATCTGCGAGGGGACGGAGAAGAGGGACGGGACCGCGCATGCGGCCGCCCCAGGGGGCCAAGTGCCCCTCGACTGGGACTATGAGGCCGGGGAGGGCGGGGCCGCCATCAAGATCAAGGCGATCGACGTCAAGAAGACCTTCGCCGCGCGCGGCAACGGGAAGAACGGCAGCTCCGGCGGCACGGCCGCCCTGGGCGGCCTGAACCTCGCCATCTCCAGGGGGGAATTCCACGTGATCCTGGGGCCTTCGGGCTGCGGCAAGTCCACCTTCCTGGACCTGGTGGCCGGCCTGAGCAAAGCCACCGAGGGAGCGGTCCTCATCGACGGCGTGCCGGTCAGCGGCCCCGGCCCCGATCGTGCGGTGGTGTTCCAGCAATACGCGCTGCTCCCATGGAAGACCGCCCTGGGCAATGTGGAGTTCGCCCTGGAGAACCTGGAGCCGGACAAGAAGAAGCGCCAGGAGACCGCCTCCCGCTACCTGGGACTGGTCGGTCTCGAGGGCTTCTTCGGCCACTACCCCCACGAGCTGAGCGGGGGGATGAAGCAGAGGGTCGCCATCGCCCGCGCCCTGGCCATCGGCCCGGACATATTGCTGATGGACGAGCCCTTCGCGGCGGTGGACGCCCAGACCAGGGAGATCCTGCAGCGCGACCTGCTGCGGATCGCCGCGGAGACCGGGAAGACCGTCCTCTTCATCACTCACAGCATCGACGAGGCGGTGTTCCTCGCCGACCGGGTCTCGGTGATGACGGCGCGCCCGGGCACCATCAAGAGCGTGGTCCCGGTCCCCCTGACCAGGGAGGAGCGGCTCCATGACGACGTCAAGGTCTCGGACCCCTACATCCGGACGAGGCACCGGCTCTGGGAGCTCCTGAAGGAGGAGGCGATAAAGGCCCAAGGCCTGACGAGCGAGATACCGGCCAAAGCGCCGGGCTTGGACCCTGGCATCAAGGTAAGCGCGGGTGATTGA
- a CDS encoding nitrogenase component 1: MAAKKQSAKNVPNGEPVPEVHIVNKRIDLGENTCPNREERANGINVYYGKATELLADARAGRLKQCDRKFQQSSGCPLNFYLTVRVNTIRDATIIYHAPVGCSVPSLGYRELFQHLPTSLGLPEQYDLHWMTTSLNEKDVVYGAQDKLRAAVQEAQRRYDPKAIFILTSCASGIIGEDIEGTVNAIQPETKATIVPIHCEGIRSRLVQTGYDAFWHAVLKYLVKEPRKKQEDLVNCASMLSYTWQDRLEIRRLLGRMGLRVSYVPEFATVEQFEQLSEAAVTAPLCPTYTDYLSRGLKQEYGVPYFMYPSPMGFANTDGWLREIGKATGKEREAEKVIEEEHQKWGPKMKAIQEEFSKIKPNGEKVEVLGALGQGRLLAQVPYFDELGVKSSAAMAQDYDNLIIDELEKVVEQVGDFNILVNTFQAAEQAHINRRLDPDMTLTCPFQGSSYKRLKGITRVHSLRGDGNLWAQQSAYAGAVAYGSFLLQAFKSKTLQKTMKTKTKDGIRSWYYEQENPLYFLDSDADEVGP; the protein is encoded by the coding sequence ATGGCCGCGAAGAAGCAGAGCGCCAAGAACGTTCCCAATGGCGAGCCCGTGCCGGAGGTCCACATCGTCAACAAGAGGATCGACCTCGGCGAGAACACCTGTCCCAACCGCGAGGAGCGGGCCAACGGTATCAACGTGTACTACGGGAAGGCCACCGAGTTGCTGGCCGACGCCCGCGCCGGCAGGCTCAAGCAGTGCGACCGCAAGTTCCAGCAGTCCTCGGGCTGCCCCCTGAACTTCTACCTCACCGTCAGGGTGAACACCATCCGGGACGCCACCATAATCTATCACGCCCCGGTGGGATGCTCCGTCCCGTCGCTCGGGTATCGCGAGCTGTTCCAGCACCTTCCGACCAGCCTGGGGCTGCCGGAGCAGTATGACCTGCACTGGATGACCACCAGCCTGAACGAGAAGGACGTGGTGTACGGTGCCCAGGACAAGCTCAGGGCGGCGGTGCAGGAGGCGCAGAGGAGGTACGACCCCAAGGCCATCTTCATTCTCACCTCCTGCGCGTCCGGCATCATCGGCGAGGATATCGAGGGGACCGTGAACGCGATACAGCCGGAGACCAAGGCCACCATCGTGCCGATACACTGCGAGGGCATACGCTCCCGTCTGGTGCAGACCGGTTACGACGCCTTCTGGCACGCTGTGCTCAAGTATCTGGTCAAGGAACCCAGGAAGAAGCAGGAGGACCTGGTGAACTGCGCCAGCATGCTCTCGTACACCTGGCAGGACCGCCTGGAGATAAGGAGGCTCTTGGGCAGGATGGGGCTCAGAGTGAGCTACGTCCCTGAGTTCGCCACCGTGGAGCAGTTCGAGCAGCTGTCCGAGGCGGCCGTCACCGCGCCGCTGTGCCCGACCTACACCGACTATCTGTCCAGGGGGCTGAAGCAGGAGTACGGCGTGCCGTACTTCATGTACCCATCCCCCATGGGGTTCGCCAACACCGATGGGTGGCTGCGGGAGATCGGGAAGGCCACCGGCAAGGAGAGGGAAGCGGAAAAGGTCATTGAGGAGGAGCATCAGAAGTGGGGGCCCAAGATGAAGGCTATCCAGGAAGAGTTCTCCAAGATCAAGCCCAACGGCGAGAAGGTGGAGGTCCTGGGCGCCCTGGGGCAGGGAAGGCTGCTGGCGCAGGTGCCCTACTTCGACGAGCTCGGCGTCAAGTCCTCGGCCGCCATGGCCCAGGACTACGATAACCTGATCATCGACGAGCTGGAGAAGGTAGTGGAGCAGGTGGGCGACTTCAACATCCTGGTCAACACCTTCCAGGCCGCCGAGCAGGCCCACATCAACCGCAGGCTCGATCCGGACATGACCCTGACCTGCCCGTTCCAGGGCAGCTCCTACAAGCGGCTCAAGGGCATCACCAGGGTCCACTCGCTGCGCGGCGACGGGAACCTGTGGGCCCAGCAGAGCGCCTACGCCGGCGCTGTCGCGTACGGCAGCTTCCTGCTCCAGGCGTTCAAGAGCAAGACCCTGCAGAAGACCATGAAGACCAAGACCAAGGATGGCATCAGGTCATGGTATTACGAGCAGGAGAACCCGCTGTACTTCCTCGACAGCGACGCCGACGAGGTGGGACCGTGA